The region ATATTGAGGAAATGTTGGGGAAAATTAAGCAAAAGTTGGACAAGGAAGAAAAAGAAGAGCAGTTACAAGATTTATTAACCGATAAGTTTGAAGGAAACATGGCCCAGAAAATCCAGTCTCATCTAGCTGATAGTCAATTTAGTTTAAAGAGCTTGGCCAGTGTCTTGGGCTTTAGTCCGACTTATCTGAGTTCTTTGATTAAGAAAGAGTTGGGCCTGCCTTTTCAGGATTATCTGGTGAGAGAACGTGTCAAACAAGCCAAGCTCTTGCTTTTAACTACAGATCTGAAGATTTATGAGATAGCAGAGAAGGTTGGTTTTGAAGATATGAACTATTTCACCCAACGTTTTAAACAGATTGCAGGTGTGACACCTCGTCAGTTTAAGAAGGGGGAAGGTCGATGAAGCGTTCTTCTCTCCTAGTCAGAATGGTTATTTCTATCTTTCTGGTCTTTCTCATTCTCCTAGCTCTGGTTGGGACTTTCTACTATCAATCTAGTTCTTCAGCCATTGAGGCTAGCATTGAGGGCAATAGTCAAACGACTATCAGTCAGACTAGCCACTTTATCCAGTCTTATATCAAAAAATTAGAAACCACCTCGACCAGTTTGACCCAGCAGACGGATGTCCTAGCCTATGCTGAGAATCCCAGTCAAGACA is a window of Streptococcus mitis DNA encoding:
- a CDS encoding response regulator transcription factor, which codes for MTYTILIVEDEYLVRQGLTKLVNVAAYDMEIIGQAENGRQAWELIQKQVPDIILTDINMPQLNGIQLASLVRETYPQVHLVFLTGYDDFDYALSAVKLGVDDYLLKPFSRQDIEEMLGKIKQKLDKEEKEEQLQDLLTDKFEGNMAQKIQSHLADSQFSLKSLASVLGFSPTYLSSLIKKELGLPFQDYLVRERVKQAKLLLLTTDLKIYEIAEKVGFEDMNYFTQRFKQIAGVTPRQFKKGEGR